Proteins from a genomic interval of Caulobacter sp. NIBR1757:
- the nudC gene encoding NAD(+) diphosphatase — translation MPLSEIANVFTGNPLDRASERRSDAAWIEEKLNDPGSLAVALWNGAPLTETADGKTQLSYLPAAMATELSNGWERLLFMGLWKDTAVFALDLEGGVDPAEGPLQGLGKFQDLRAMAMVLPGTEAAIAATAKGMFEWRRKHRHCANCGEQSAVAEGGWKRVCPSCNAEHFPRTDPVSIMLATYQGRCLMGRQAIWPKGMFSALAGFLEPGESIEECCARELKEEAGLNAVSVRYHSTQPWPYPSSLMIGLIAEVDSDEATPDQTELEAVRWFTKEEARDLLAGKIEGLFCPPPLAIAHQLLKSWANEED, via the coding sequence ATGCCTCTCTCCGAAATCGCCAACGTCTTCACCGGCAACCCCCTCGACCGCGCCAGCGAGCGACGGTCCGACGCCGCCTGGATCGAGGAGAAGCTCAATGATCCGGGCTCCCTGGCCGTGGCCCTGTGGAACGGCGCGCCGCTGACCGAGACGGCCGACGGCAAGACCCAGCTCAGCTACCTGCCGGCGGCAATGGCGACCGAGCTGTCGAACGGCTGGGAGCGGCTGCTGTTCATGGGGCTGTGGAAGGACACGGCGGTGTTCGCGCTCGATCTCGAAGGCGGCGTCGATCCGGCCGAAGGGCCGCTGCAGGGACTGGGCAAATTCCAGGACCTGCGGGCCATGGCCATGGTGCTGCCGGGCACGGAGGCGGCCATCGCCGCCACCGCCAAGGGCATGTTCGAATGGCGGCGCAAGCATCGCCACTGCGCCAACTGCGGTGAACAAAGCGCTGTCGCCGAGGGTGGCTGGAAGCGGGTTTGCCCCTCCTGCAACGCCGAGCACTTCCCGCGCACCGATCCGGTGTCGATCATGCTGGCCACCTATCAGGGCCGCTGCCTGATGGGTCGCCAGGCGATCTGGCCCAAGGGCATGTTCTCGGCCCTGGCCGGCTTCCTGGAGCCCGGCGAGAGCATCGAGGAATGCTGTGCGCGCGAGCTGAAGGAAGAGGCGGGGCTGAACGCCGTGTCGGTGCGCTACCACTCGACCCAGCCCTGGCCCTATCCGTCATCGCTGATGATCGGCCTGATCGCCGAGGTCGACTCCGACGAGGCGACCCCGGACCAGACCGAGCTGGAAGCGGTGCGCTGGTTCACGAAGGAAGAAGCGCGGGACCTGCTGGCCGGAAAGATCGAAGGCCTGTTCTGCCCCCCGCCCCTGGCCATCGCCCACCAGCTGTTGAAAAGCTGGGCGAACGAAGAGGACTAG
- a CDS encoding DNA polymerase III subunit gamma/tau, with the protein MSDTAPPWDEDEPTPEVEERDTLTVDIFGEPDPEPQPAMPAAQGLAPMPAPPTADGPAYTVLARKYRPRNFDDLIGQEAMVRTLTNAFATGRIAHAFMLTGVRGVGKTTTARLLARALNYESETVHQPSMDLTVEGRHCAAIVEGRHMDVLELDAASRTKVDEMRELLDGVRYSPVEARYKVYVIDEVHMLSTAAFNALLKTLEEPPPHAKFIFATTEIRKVPVTILSRCQRFDLRRVEPPVLAAHLEKICEKEGAKVEAEGIALISRAAEGSVRDGLSILDQAIVQTDPGQIVPAKVVQDMLGLADRSQTIELFEQIMRGETGAAIHTFRTLWGFGADPVQVVLDLLEHSHQAAVSKALGPDALAMPKEQAQRLAAVGALASAGSLSRLWQMLLKAHDEVRRAPDPSAAVEMALIRLTYAADLPGPEEALKALRDGDPLPGGPSGGGGGGQSSGGGAVAQARFAQPVMQQAAPQTSALTDAATLATFDDVLKLIEAKRDIGIKLDVDRYLRLVSYRPGAIVYEPAPNTPANFAGRLVSRLKEWTGQPWLVAAEGGGGAETAWEKQKREQKEARAEIEADPFVRSVMEAFPGAEILGVKQLAIPQGEAATEPPMEPEDED; encoded by the coding sequence ATGTCCGACACCGCACCGCCCTGGGATGAAGACGAGCCGACCCCCGAGGTTGAAGAGCGCGACACCTTGACCGTCGACATTTTCGGCGAGCCTGACCCGGAGCCTCAGCCCGCGATGCCCGCCGCCCAGGGGCTCGCCCCCATGCCCGCGCCGCCGACCGCCGACGGCCCCGCCTACACCGTGCTGGCCCGCAAGTACCGGCCGCGCAATTTCGACGACCTGATAGGCCAGGAGGCGATGGTCCGCACCCTGACCAACGCCTTCGCCACCGGCCGCATCGCCCACGCCTTCATGCTCACCGGCGTGCGCGGGGTCGGCAAGACCACCACCGCCCGTCTGCTGGCCCGGGCCCTCAACTACGAGAGCGAGACGGTCCACCAGCCCTCCATGGACCTGACCGTCGAGGGCCGCCATTGCGCCGCCATCGTCGAGGGCCGCCACATGGACGTGCTGGAGCTCGACGCCGCCAGCCGCACCAAGGTCGACGAGATGCGCGAGCTTCTCGACGGCGTCCGCTATTCGCCGGTCGAGGCCCGCTACAAGGTCTACGTCATCGACGAAGTCCACATGCTGTCGACGGCGGCGTTCAACGCCCTCTTGAAGACGCTGGAAGAGCCGCCACCGCACGCCAAGTTCATCTTCGCCACCACCGAGATCCGCAAGGTGCCGGTGACCATCCTCAGCCGCTGCCAGCGCTTCGACCTGCGCCGCGTCGAGCCGCCGGTGCTGGCCGCCCACCTCGAAAAGATCTGCGAAAAGGAAGGCGCCAAGGTCGAGGCCGAGGGCATCGCCCTCATCTCCCGCGCCGCCGAGGGCAGCGTCCGCGACGGCCTCTCCATCCTCGATCAGGCCATCGTCCAGACCGATCCCGGCCAGATCGTCCCGGCCAAGGTCGTCCAGGACATGCTGGGCCTCGCCGACCGGTCGCAGACCATCGAGCTGTTCGAACAGATCATGCGCGGCGAGACCGGCGCCGCCATCCACACCTTCCGCACCCTTTGGGGCTTCGGCGCCGACCCGGTGCAGGTGGTCCTCGACCTGCTGGAACACAGCCACCAGGCTGCCGTCTCCAAGGCCCTCGGCCCCGATGCGCTCGCCATGCCGAAGGAACAGGCCCAGCGCCTCGCCGCCGTCGGCGCGCTGGCCAGCGCCGGATCCCTCTCGCGCCTGTGGCAGATGCTGCTCAAGGCGCATGACGAAGTCCGCCGCGCGCCTGATCCCTCAGCCGCCGTCGAGATGGCCCTCATCCGCCTGACCTACGCCGCCGACCTGCCCGGCCCCGAGGAGGCCCTGAAAGCCCTGCGCGACGGCGACCCGCTGCCCGGCGGTCCGTCTGGTGGCGGCGGCGGCGGCCAGTCCTCCGGCGGCGGCGCGGTGGCCCAGGCCCGCTTCGCCCAGCCGGTCATGCAACAGGCCGCGCCCCAAACCTCGGCCCTGACCGACGCCGCCACGCTCGCCACCTTCGACGACGTCCTCAAGCTGATCGAGGCCAAGCGCGACATCGGCATCAAGCTCGACGTCGACCGCTACCTGCGGCTGGTCAGCTACCGCCCGGGCGCGATCGTCTACGAACCGGCCCCCAACACCCCGGCCAACTTCGCCGGCCGGCTGGTCTCCCGCCTCAAGGAATGGACCGGCCAGCCCTGGCTGGTCGCGGCCGAGGGCGGCGGCGGCGCCGAGACCGCCTGGGAAAAGCAGAAACGCGAGCAGAAGGAAGCCCGCGCCGAGATCGAGGCCGACCCCTTCGTCCGCTCGGTGATGGAAGCCTTCCCGGGCGCCGAGATCCTCGGCGTGAAGCAGCTTGCCATTCCGCAAGGGGAAGCGGCTACCGAACCGCCTATGGAACCGGAAGACGAGGATTAG
- a CDS encoding SDR family oxidoreductase: MTAANGRKSIFITGAASGMGLETARLFAGEGWFVGAVDVNVAGLDALKAELGDAVQTQVLDVTDRAAYAAALDTFAKATDGKLDLLFNNAGIGRGGPFIDQTWEDVMAVVNINFVAVLSGIHLAAPLLKSTPNSLCFTTSSSSAIFGIPNIAVYSATKHAVKGLTEALSVELAAHGVRAADTLPGMIDTPILPDEAKANAPKEGMWRLTPPREVAQAVWDAYHSTKIHWYVPTELEAYDVMQTQAPEAIRDQMLSAGGLFSEGNKTP, translated from the coding sequence ATGACCGCAGCCAACGGCCGCAAGTCCATCTTCATCACCGGCGCCGCCTCGGGCATGGGCCTGGAGACCGCCCGCCTGTTCGCGGGCGAAGGCTGGTTCGTCGGCGCGGTCGACGTCAACGTCGCCGGCCTGGACGCCCTGAAGGCCGAGCTGGGCGACGCCGTCCAGACCCAGGTCCTCGACGTCACCGACCGCGCCGCCTACGCCGCCGCGCTCGATACCTTCGCCAAGGCCACCGACGGCAAGCTCGACCTGCTGTTCAACAACGCCGGCATCGGCCGTGGCGGCCCGTTCATCGACCAGACCTGGGAAGACGTCATGGCCGTGGTCAACATCAACTTCGTGGCGGTCCTCAGCGGCATCCACCTGGCCGCCCCGCTGCTTAAAAGCACGCCCAACAGCCTCTGCTTTACCACCTCGTCCTCGTCGGCCATTTTCGGCATCCCCAACATCGCCGTCTATTCGGCCACCAAACATGCGGTGAAGGGCCTGACCGAAGCCCTGTCGGTCGAGCTGGCCGCCCATGGCGTGCGCGCCGCCGACACCCTGCCCGGCATGATCGACACCCCCATCCTGCCCGACGAAGCCAAGGCCAACGCGCCGAAAGAGGGCATGTGGCGCCTCACACCTCCGCGAGAAGTCGCCCAGGCAGTCTGGGACGCCTACCATTCGACCAAGATCCACTGGTATGTCCCGACTGAACTCGAGGCTTACGACGTGATGCAGACCCAGGCGCCCGAGGCGATCCGGGACCAGATGCTGAGCGCCGGCGGCCTCTTCAGCGAAGGAAACAAGACGCCATGA
- a CDS encoding YbaB/EbfC family nucleoid-associated protein, protein MKDLQGLMKQAQAMQAKLAEAQEKVAAIVVEGTSGGGMVKVTLRGAGELSGVELDESLLAPGEGEVIADLLVAAHADARRKLEAQTAELMQAAAGPLAGMKIPGMPF, encoded by the coding sequence ATGAAAGACCTCCAGGGGCTGATGAAGCAGGCCCAGGCCATGCAGGCCAAGCTGGCCGAAGCCCAGGAAAAAGTCGCCGCCATCGTCGTCGAAGGCACGTCGGGCGGCGGCATGGTCAAGGTGACGCTCCGGGGCGCCGGCGAACTCTCCGGTGTCGAACTGGACGAATCCCTGCTGGCCCCCGGCGAAGGCGAGGTCATCGCCGACCTCCTCGTCGCCGCCCACGCCGACGCCCGCCGCAAGCTGGAAGCCCAGACGGCGGAGCTGATGCAGGCGGCGGCCGGCCCGCTGGCCGGCATGAAGATTCCGGGGATGCCGTTCTAG
- the recR gene encoding recombination mediator RecR: MASVAGPEIERLISLLAKLPGLGPRSARRAALTLLKRRDQLLGPLASALADAQANVKTCSVCGSLDTRDPCSLCADSLRDRTLICVVEEVGSVWAMERAGAFRGRYHVLGGLLSALDGVGPDNLRINELTARVTEGEIREVVLALPATVDGQTTAHYIAERLSNLDVAVTMLARGVPVGGDLDWLDDGTIAQAMRARRPA, from the coding sequence GTGGCCTCCGTCGCCGGACCCGAGATCGAACGCCTCATCAGCCTGCTGGCCAAGCTGCCGGGCCTCGGCCCCCGCTCGGCCCGGCGCGCGGCCCTGACTCTGCTCAAGCGCCGCGACCAGCTGCTCGGCCCCCTGGCCAGCGCCCTCGCCGACGCCCAGGCCAACGTCAAGACCTGCTCCGTCTGCGGCAGCCTCGACACCCGCGACCCCTGCAGCCTCTGCGCCGACTCCTTGCGCGACCGCACCCTGATCTGCGTGGTCGAGGAGGTCGGCAGCGTCTGGGCCATGGAGCGGGCAGGGGCCTTCCGGGGCCGTTACCATGTGCTCGGCGGCCTGCTCTCGGCCCTCGACGGCGTCGGCCCCGACAACCTGCGCATCAACGAACTGACCGCCCGCGTCACCGAAGGCGAGATCCGCGAGGTGGTCCTGGCCCTGCCCGCCACCGTCGACGGCCAGACCACCGCCCACTACATCGCCGAGCGCCTCTCGAACCTCGACGTCGCCGTCACCATGCTGGCCCGAGGCGTCCCCGTCGGCGGCGACCTCGACTGGCTGGATGACGGCACCATCGCGCAGGCCATGCGCGCGCGGCGGCCGGCCTGA
- a CDS encoding DNA recombination protein RmuC: MNAATLALIVAVAFALLAVVALAWALMERRRAAAAEAKAWSLQEQFTTADARARMLEDQSGATAELLKAQALQQAGAVAEEVLKRTEESFRNRELVAQERIANQLKPVADTLAKFEAQVTAVEKARSEEQGGLKQQIAALMDASVATQAEARKLSAALRRGAGVQGRWGEQTLRNVLEAAGLANQYDFVEQFSLDTEEGRRRPDVKVRMPAGAVFAIDAKCSLNAFMDAQEHADETLREAAMVRHAASVRGHMQSLSAKAYWDQFASERSPDFVAMFVPGDGFLAAALERLPDLMTEAMDKRVLIVTPTTLFALCKAVAYGWRVEEQAANADHIARLGRDLYSRLSTMGTHVAAMGKALETATGRYNQFVASLETQVLTQARRFEDLKVDHEGKDLPELGPIEGGVRPLAKLTVDAPAPSDKH; this comes from the coding sequence ATGAACGCCGCCACGCTTGCTCTCATCGTCGCCGTCGCCTTCGCGCTGCTGGCCGTCGTCGCCCTCGCCTGGGCCCTGATGGAGCGCCGGCGCGCCGCCGCCGCCGAGGCCAAGGCCTGGTCGCTGCAGGAACAGTTCACCACCGCCGACGCCCGCGCCCGCATGCTGGAGGACCAGTCCGGCGCCACCGCCGAACTCCTGAAAGCCCAGGCCCTGCAACAGGCCGGCGCCGTCGCTGAGGAAGTGCTCAAGCGCACCGAGGAGTCCTTCCGCAACCGCGAGCTCGTCGCCCAGGAGCGCATCGCCAACCAGCTGAAACCCGTCGCCGACACCCTCGCCAAGTTCGAGGCCCAGGTCACCGCCGTCGAGAAAGCGCGCTCGGAAGAGCAGGGCGGTCTCAAGCAGCAGATCGCCGCCCTGATGGACGCCTCGGTCGCCACCCAGGCCGAGGCCCGCAAACTGTCCGCCGCCCTGCGCCGCGGGGCCGGGGTGCAGGGTCGCTGGGGCGAACAGACCCTGCGCAACGTGCTGGAGGCCGCCGGCCTCGCCAACCAGTACGACTTCGTCGAACAGTTCAGCCTCGACACCGAGGAGGGCCGCCGTCGCCCGGACGTCAAGGTCCGCATGCCGGCCGGCGCCGTTTTCGCCATCGACGCCAAATGCTCGCTCAACGCCTTCATGGACGCCCAGGAACATGCCGACGAGACCCTGCGCGAGGCCGCCATGGTCCGCCACGCCGCCAGCGTGCGCGGCCACATGCAGTCCCTGTCGGCCAAGGCCTACTGGGACCAGTTCGCCTCCGAGCGCTCGCCCGACTTCGTGGCCATGTTCGTGCCCGGCGACGGCTTCCTGGCCGCCGCCCTGGAGCGCCTGCCCGACCTGATGACCGAGGCCATGGACAAGCGCGTCCTCATCGTCACCCCCACCACCCTGTTCGCCCTCTGCAAGGCCGTCGCCTACGGCTGGCGGGTCGAGGAACAGGCCGCCAACGCCGATCACATCGCCAGGCTGGGCCGCGACCTCTACAGCCGCCTCTCGACCATGGGGACCCACGTCGCCGCCATGGGCAAGGCGCTGGAGACCGCCACCGGCCGCTACAACCAGTTCGTCGCCAGCCTCGAGACCCAGGTCCTCACCCAGGCCCGCCGCTTCGAGGACCTGAAAGTCGATCACGAGGGCAAGGACCTGCCCGAACTGGGCCCCATCGAGGGCGGCGTCCGGCCGCTGGCCAAACTGACCGTCGACGCCCCGGCGCCCTCCGACAAACACTAG
- the def gene encoding peptide deformylase — protein sequence MAIRRILTVDNAADLAVLKKKSVPVETVTDAHRALMDDMLETMYAAPGIGLAAVQVGEPLRIIVMDLARDGEEPAPRYFVNPEIVEKNDSLAPYEEGCLSVPEIYETVERPDQVHIRYLDYNGNQVDEAADGLYAVCIQHEMDHLEGVLFIDHLSRLKRDRAITKVKKAARAA from the coding sequence ATGGCCATCCGTCGCATCCTCACCGTCGACAACGCCGCCGATCTGGCGGTGCTGAAGAAGAAGTCCGTTCCCGTGGAGACCGTCACCGACGCGCACCGCGCCCTGATGGACGACATGCTGGAGACCATGTACGCCGCCCCCGGCATCGGCCTGGCCGCCGTGCAGGTGGGCGAACCCCTGCGCATCATCGTCATGGACCTGGCCCGCGACGGCGAGGAGCCTGCCCCGCGCTACTTCGTGAACCCCGAAATCGTCGAGAAGAACGACAGCCTCGCCCCCTACGAGGAAGGCTGCCTGTCGGTGCCGGAGATCTACGAGACGGTCGAGCGCCCCGACCAGGTCCACATCCGCTACCTCGACTACAACGGCAATCAGGTCGATGAGGCCGCCGACGGCCTCTACGCCGTCTGCATCCAGCACGAGATGGACCACCTCGAAGGCGTCCTCTTCATCGACCACCTCTCCCGCCTGAAGCGCGACCGGGCGATCACCAAGGTGAAGAAGGCCGCCAGAGCAGCCTGA
- a CDS encoding DUF779 domain-containing protein — protein sequence MSPPPPRVVATEAALALIATLVEEHGPVLFHQSGGCCDGSAPMCFAVGDYRIGDGDVRLGEIGGAGFFMSAEQFEYWRHTQLIIDVVPGRGGMFSLENGREVRFLTRSRVFSDAEATALG from the coding sequence GTGAGCCCTCCCCCTCCCCGCGTGGTCGCGACAGAGGCCGCGCTGGCGCTGATCGCGACCCTGGTGGAGGAGCACGGCCCCGTGCTCTTCCACCAGTCGGGCGGCTGTTGCGACGGCTCGGCGCCGATGTGCTTCGCGGTCGGCGACTACAGGATCGGTGATGGCGACGTGCGGCTGGGCGAGATCGGCGGGGCCGGCTTCTTCATGAGCGCCGAGCAGTTCGAGTACTGGCGCCATACCCAACTGATCATCGACGTCGTGCCCGGGCGCGGCGGGATGTTCAGCCTGGAGAACGGGCGCGAGGTGCGGTTCCTGACGCGGTCGCGGGTGTTCAGCGACGCGGAAGCGACGGCGCTGGGTTAG
- the adh gene encoding aldehyde dehydrogenase, whose protein sequence is MTKHETIHAQAAPFAARYDNFIGGQWVAPAEGRYFDNISPVNGRKLCEIARSSAADVDRALDSAHAAKDAWGKTSVAERALMLNRIADRMEENLDLLARAETWDNGKPIRETTAADLPLAIDHFRYFAGCIRAQEGSLSQIDDDTVAYHFHEPLGVVGQIIPWNFPLLMACWKLAPALAAGNCVVLKPAEQTPASICLWAELIADILPPGVLNIVNGFGLEAGKPLASSPRISKIAFTGETTTGRLIMQYASQNLIPVTLELGGKSPNIFFEDVAREDDDFFDKAIEGFVMFALNQGEVCTCPSRALIHERIYDRFMERALKRVAAIVQGDPLDPATMIGAQASSEQLEKIVSYFDIGRQEGAEVLIGGERNVLGGELADGFYVKPTVLKGHNRMRVFQEEIFGPVVSVTTFRDEAEALSIANDTLYGLGAGVWSREANTCYRFGRAIQAGRVWTNCYHAYPAHAAFGGYKSSGIGRENHRMMLDHYQQTKNMLVSYSPKKLGFF, encoded by the coding sequence ATGACCAAGCACGAAACCATCCACGCCCAGGCCGCGCCCTTCGCGGCGCGCTATGACAATTTCATCGGCGGCCAGTGGGTCGCCCCCGCCGAGGGCCGTTACTTCGACAACATCAGCCCGGTGAACGGCCGCAAGCTGTGCGAGATCGCCCGCTCCAGCGCCGCCGACGTCGACCGGGCTCTGGACAGCGCCCACGCCGCCAAGGACGCCTGGGGCAAGACCAGCGTCGCCGAGCGCGCCCTGATGCTGAACCGCATCGCCGACCGCATGGAGGAAAACCTGGACCTGCTGGCCCGGGCCGAGACCTGGGACAACGGCAAGCCGATCCGCGAGACCACGGCCGCCGATCTGCCGCTGGCCATCGACCACTTCCGCTATTTCGCCGGCTGCATCCGGGCCCAGGAAGGCAGCTTGAGCCAGATCGACGACGACACGGTGGCCTATCACTTCCATGAGCCGCTCGGCGTGGTGGGGCAGATCATCCCCTGGAACTTCCCGCTGCTGATGGCCTGCTGGAAGCTGGCGCCAGCGCTGGCGGCGGGCAATTGCGTGGTGCTGAAACCCGCCGAGCAGACGCCGGCCAGCATCTGCCTGTGGGCCGAGCTGATCGCCGACATTCTGCCGCCCGGCGTGCTCAACATCGTCAACGGCTTCGGGCTGGAAGCCGGCAAGCCGCTGGCCAGCAGCCCGCGCATTTCCAAGATCGCCTTCACCGGCGAGACGACGACGGGCCGGCTGATCATGCAGTACGCCAGCCAGAACCTGATCCCCGTGACGCTGGAGTTGGGCGGCAAGTCGCCGAACATCTTCTTCGAGGACGTGGCGCGCGAGGACGACGACTTTTTCGACAAGGCCATCGAGGGGTTCGTGATGTTCGCCCTCAACCAGGGCGAGGTCTGCACCTGTCCCAGCCGGGCGCTGATCCACGAGCGGATCTATGACCGTTTCATGGAACGGGCGCTGAAGCGGGTAGCGGCCATCGTGCAGGGCGATCCGCTGGACCCGGCCACGATGATCGGGGCGCAGGCGTCCTCGGAACAGCTGGAGAAGATCGTCAGCTATTTCGACATCGGCCGGCAGGAGGGCGCGGAAGTTCTGATCGGCGGCGAACGGAATGTCCTGGGCGGCGAGCTGGCCGATGGCTTCTACGTCAAGCCGACGGTGCTGAAGGGTCACAACCGGATGCGGGTGTTCCAGGAGGAGATCTTTGGTCCCGTCGTGTCGGTGACGACCTTCAGGGACGAGGCTGAGGCGCTGTCGATCGCCAACGACACCCTCTACGGGCTGGGCGCGGGCGTCTGGAGCCGGGAAGCCAACACCTGCTACCGGTTCGGACGGGCCATCCAGGCGGGCCGGGTGTGGACCAACTGCTACCACGCCTATCCGGCCCACGCGGCCTTCGGCGGCTACAAGTCGTCAGGGATCGGCCGCGAGAACCACCGGATGATGCTCGATCACTACCAGCAGACCAAGAACATGCTGGTCAGCTATTCGCCCAAGAAGCTCGGGTTCTTCTAG
- a CDS encoding helix-turn-helix domain-containing protein, giving the protein MIATTAVQEARRAYFKQGVLPADQLGHAILRSWMRCSDMGLDAAAPAAAPDASAAEMRALQDRHEALRRLCRPELDALHAEARETGGIVILTNPEGVVLDAVGDPGFAGRAAQVALRPGAAWQEGAAGTNAIGTAIAERRPVAVHGAEHFFDAHRELTCAAAPIVDGRGAVMGVLDMSGHAAVQHLHALGLVKLAVEQIEHRLFQQAFAGCTVVRFHSDAALLGAARQGVLVFDDDRLVAANKRGLSLTGRSWADLDETRFDDLFDADLTRLEGPAQLVTAAGDRFHAAVDRTGLGASRPAPAALSDAPLRDTELAAMRAALDACNGNVSAAAKRLGVHRATLYRRLLSA; this is encoded by the coding sequence ATGATCGCCACGACTGCCGTCCAGGAAGCACGCCGCGCCTATTTCAAGCAGGGCGTGCTGCCGGCTGACCAGTTGGGTCACGCTATCCTGCGCTCCTGGATGCGCTGCTCCGACATGGGCCTCGACGCCGCCGCCCCGGCCGCCGCCCCCGACGCCAGCGCCGCGGAGATGCGCGCCCTCCAGGACCGCCACGAGGCCCTGCGCCGCCTCTGCCGCCCCGAACTGGACGCCCTCCACGCCGAGGCGCGCGAGACGGGTGGCATCGTCATCCTCACCAACCCCGAGGGCGTCGTGCTCGACGCCGTCGGCGATCCGGGCTTCGCCGGCCGCGCCGCCCAGGTCGCGCTGCGCCCTGGCGCCGCCTGGCAGGAGGGCGCCGCCGGCACCAACGCCATCGGCACCGCCATCGCCGAGCGACGCCCCGTCGCCGTTCACGGGGCAGAGCATTTCTTCGACGCCCACCGCGAACTGACCTGCGCCGCCGCTCCCATCGTTGACGGCCGCGGCGCGGTGATGGGCGTGCTCGACATGTCCGGCCATGCCGCCGTCCAGCACCTGCACGCGCTGGGTCTGGTGAAACTGGCCGTCGAACAGATCGAGCACCGCCTGTTCCAGCAGGCCTTCGCCGGCTGCACCGTGGTCCGTTTCCACAGCGACGCGGCCCTGCTCGGCGCCGCGCGCCAGGGCGTCCTGGTGTTCGACGACGACCGCCTGGTCGCCGCCAACAAGCGGGGACTCAGCCTCACCGGTCGCAGCTGGGCGGATCTCGACGAGACCCGCTTCGATGACCTCTTCGACGCCGACCTCACCCGCCTCGAGGGCCCTGCCCAGCTGGTCACCGCCGCCGGGGATCGTTTCCACGCCGCCGTCGATCGCACCGGCCTGGGCGCCAGCCGGCCCGCGCCGGCGGCGCTGTCCGACGCCCCGCTGCGCGACACCGAGCTCGCCGCCATGAGGGCCGCCCTCGACGCCTGCAACGGCAACGTCAGCGCGGCGGCCAAGCGCCTCGGCGTCCACCGCGCTACCCTGTACCGCCGCCTCCTCTCGGCCTGA
- the msrP gene encoding protein-methionine-sulfoxide reductase catalytic subunit MsrP, producing MLIRHAGDLTENDVTPHGLYLRRREFMAGTIALGAAGLAACAPEDVAAAPLKAAKSRYTTTEKLTPFKDVTTYNNFYEFGVDKSDPAANAGKLKTRPWTVKVDGACAKPGTYNLEDILKISPLQERIYRLRCVEGWSMVIPWIGIPLADILKRYQPTSKAKFVAFETLLRPSEMPGQRRAVLQWPYREGLRMDEAMHPLAFMAVGLYGQTLLNQNGAPMRLVVPWKYGFKSIKSISRISFTETQPKTAWQLSAPQEYGFYSNVNPAVDHPRWSQASERRIGEFIRRKTLPFNGYGEVAGLYAGMDLRKFY from the coding sequence ATGCTGATCCGCCACGCCGGCGACCTGACCGAGAACGACGTCACCCCGCACGGCCTCTACCTGCGCCGCCGGGAGTTCATGGCCGGGACCATCGCCCTGGGCGCCGCCGGCCTCGCCGCCTGCGCGCCGGAAGACGTCGCCGCCGCCCCGCTCAAGGCCGCAAAGTCCCGCTACACCACCACCGAAAAGCTGACCCCCTTCAAGGACGTCACCACCTACAACAACTTCTACGAATTCGGCGTCGACAAGTCCGACCCCGCCGCCAACGCCGGCAAGCTCAAGACCCGCCCCTGGACCGTCAAGGTCGACGGCGCCTGCGCCAAGCCGGGGACCTACAATCTCGAGGACATCCTCAAGATCAGCCCCTTGCAGGAGCGCATCTATCGCCTGCGCTGCGTCGAGGGCTGGTCGATGGTCATCCCCTGGATCGGCATCCCGCTGGCTGACATCCTCAAACGCTACCAGCCGACCTCGAAGGCCAAATTCGTCGCCTTCGAAACCCTGCTGCGCCCCAGCGAAATGCCCGGCCAGCGCCGCGCCGTCCTGCAGTGGCCCTATCGCGAGGGCCTGCGCATGGACGAGGCCATGCACCCGCTCGCCTTCATGGCGGTCGGCCTCTACGGACAGACCCTGCTGAACCAGAACGGCGCCCCCATGCGCCTCGTCGTGCCCTGGAAGTACGGCTTCAAGTCGATCAAGAGCATCAGCCGCATCAGCTTCACCGAGACCCAGCCCAAGACCGCCTGGCAGCTGTCGGCGCCGCAGGAGTACGGCTTCTATTCCAACGTCAATCCCGCCGTCGACCACCCGCGCTGGAGCCAGGCCAGCGAGCGCCGCATCGGCGAGTTCATCCGCCGCAAGACCCTGCCCTTCAACGGCTACGGCGAGGTCGCCGGCCTCTATGCCGGCATGGACCTGCGGAAGTTCTACTGA